One Kitasatospora sp. MAP12-44 DNA segment encodes these proteins:
- a CDS encoding NUDIX hydrolase, with product MQERVRAVLLTPDNTLLLIKRIRPGIPPYWVIVGGKVEATDASREDALRREVREEIAGEAEIVRLLHTIKTDDERQDFYLATIAKWNFEDRTGPEFSQEGRGEYVLEEIPFTAEALDAVNLLPKDFASVLREAIERGELLTAQ from the coding sequence ATGCAAGAGCGCGTCCGAGCCGTCCTCCTCACCCCCGACAACACCCTGTTGCTGATCAAGCGCATCCGACCCGGCATCCCCCCGTACTGGGTCATCGTCGGCGGCAAGGTCGAAGCCACCGACGCCAGCCGCGAGGACGCCCTGCGCCGCGAGGTCCGCGAGGAGATTGCCGGAGAAGCTGAGATCGTCCGCCTGCTGCACACCATCAAGACCGACGACGAACGCCAAGACTTCTACCTCGCCACCATCGCGAAGTGGAACTTCGAGGACCGCACCGGCCCCGAATTCAGCCAGGAAGGCCGCGGCGAGTACGTGTTGGAGGAGATCCCCTTCACCGCCGAAGCCCTCGACGCCGTGAACCTTCTGCCCAAGGACTTCGCCTCCGTTCTGCGCGAGGCCATCGAACGGGGCGAACTCCTCACCGCTCAGTAA
- the fabG gene encoding 3-oxoacyl-ACP reductase FabG, with the protein MTTPALLDLPLAARPLQGRVALVTGGATGIGAAIARALASAGATVAVNHLAQITQARAVLAHVRREGRTGIEISADLTDPNAVAMMTSQVESELGPVDILVNNAGAYPRTPWDQLGQTEWDHAIETNLTIHYRVCWAVTPSMADRRWGRIVNIGSVNARAGRAGLTAYSTAKAGLIGLTRSLARELGADGICVNTVLPGAIQVEAENALPTHHRARPEDQVRRQCVPRRGRPEDVAAAVAFLASPSASFITGQSLHVDGGWILN; encoded by the coding sequence ATGACCACACCCGCGCTGCTTGACCTGCCGCTCGCCGCCCGTCCCCTCCAGGGACGCGTGGCCCTGGTGACCGGCGGCGCCACCGGCATCGGCGCCGCCATCGCCCGTGCCCTGGCCTCCGCCGGCGCGACGGTCGCCGTCAACCACCTCGCCCAGATCACCCAGGCTCGCGCCGTCCTCGCCCACGTGCGCCGCGAAGGCCGTACCGGCATCGAGATCAGCGCCGACCTCACCGACCCGAACGCCGTCGCCATGATGACCAGCCAGGTCGAATCCGAACTCGGCCCGGTGGACATCCTGGTCAACAACGCGGGCGCCTACCCGCGAACCCCGTGGGACCAGCTCGGCCAGACCGAGTGGGACCACGCCATCGAGACCAACCTGACCATCCACTACCGAGTTTGCTGGGCTGTCACCCCGAGCATGGCCGATCGCCGGTGGGGCCGGATCGTCAACATCGGCAGCGTCAACGCCCGCGCCGGACGCGCGGGACTCACCGCCTACAGCACCGCCAAGGCCGGACTGATCGGCCTGACCCGCTCGCTGGCCAGGGAACTTGGAGCCGACGGCATCTGCGTGAACACTGTCCTGCCGGGAGCCATCCAGGTCGAAGCAGAGAACGCACTGCCCACCCACCACCGCGCCCGCCCCGAGGACCAGGTCCGACGCCAGTGCGTCCCGCGCCGAGGCCGGCCCGAGGACGTCGCGGCGGCCGTCGCCTTCCTCGCCTCCCCGTCCGCATCGTTCATCACCGGTCAGTCGTTGCACGTCGACGGGGGATGGATCCTCAACTGA